Part of the Limisphaera ngatamarikiensis genome is shown below.
CGGATTACGCCGTGCGGGTGTTGATGACGGCGGCCGCACGAGCCCCGCAGCGGGTCACGGTGGACGAGGTGTCGCGCCTGTTTGGGATTTCCCGGCATCACCTGACCCGTGTGGTGCATCGCTTAGGGCAGATGGGTTATCTGGCCACCGTTCGAGGTGTGGGCGGCGGGTTCACCCTCGGGCAGCCAGCCGACCGGATCCGGCTGGGCCGGGTCGTGCGGCAATGCGAAGGCCATGCGTCGGTGATTGATTGCATGGACGATCCCGGCCGGCCCTGTTGTTTGTTGCCGGGTTGCCGGTTGAAGCGCGCGTTGGATGAGGGGACCGAGGCCTTTTTTGAGACTCTGGACCGGTACACCCTGGCGGATCTGGTGGTCAGTACGACGGCAGCGACGCTGCGGAGGACGCTCCCGGACGCCCCCGCGCCGCGGCGGCAGCAGGCCGCCAGGCGCCGAACGACGCCAGCTCAAAAGGGCAGCGGCTCCCGATAACCGCCTCAAACGCTTCCGCCGGACGAGACAAGCGTTCCCCGTCCGGGCGGACATGCGGTGACGCACGGTTGAGAGACCCTCCGCCCGGCGCGGCGTGACCCGGACGCCGGATGCCCTCACCCTCGGGGCCAGACTTCCCGATAAAACACCTCCTCGCGCGGGTGGGGTGTTTTGGGTTCGGGCTTTCGGGCCGGCCAGCCCAGACCCAGGATCGCCACCACGCGAAACCGGTCCGGCACGCCGAGGAGGTCCCGCACGTCGGATTCTCACCGCTCGGACTCCGCCGCGTCCTCCGAATGGTAGACTGCGCCCCATGCCATGCCGAGACCGAGGTCCGTCGCCGCCAGCCACAGGAAAGCCCCGGCGATGGTGGCATCCTGGAGCCAGTACTTACTGACGCCAGGCTCGGCCAGGATCACCACGCCGAGCGCAGCCTGTCGCAGCCATTCCATCCACGGCGTGGTCCGGCTCAGCCGGTCGAGCAGCCCTCGTTGCTCCACCAGAATGAACCTTCGGGAGAGGGCGTGGTTTCCCGTGGGTCCCAGGTGAAGGGCCTCTTCAAGCTGGTCCCGGATG
Proteins encoded:
- a CDS encoding Rrf2 family transcriptional regulator, producing MRLNRFTDYAVRVLMTAAARAPQRVTVDEVSRLFGISRHHLTRVVHRLGQMGYLATVRGVGGGFTLGQPADRIRLGRVVRQCEGHASVIDCMDDPGRPCCLLPGCRLKRALDEGTEAFFETLDRYTLADLVVSTTAATLRRTLPDAPAPRRQQAARRRTTPAQKGSGSR